A single genomic interval of Candidatus Methylomirabilota bacterium harbors:
- a CDS encoding uroporphyrinogen decarboxylase family protein — protein MTKRQRVMAALRGQPVDRIPLAFWLHNFNTENSARGLADETLRLARTFDWDFLKPQSRAQCFAEMWGLTYRPSRETATPCTVTHTPVVDAEDLARLPVADPREGALGEQLEALRLIRAAVGPDVPIIWTVFAPPMILPMLTRGGREQALGLLRDAPRESARAFDVMAETLAEYARLCLAEGADGLFYATNVATRALMSAEECRRWQRRWDLRILRSAERAPFNLLHVCGAGIHVDEFADYPVTALSFAAVPGNPTLAAAHARTGRAIVGGLPAKPEIAGMTEATLVARAGAATREMGGRWLLLGPDCSVNPDTPARLMHAVGAALRDGAS, from the coding sequence GTGACGAAGCGGCAGCGGGTGATGGCCGCGCTGCGCGGGCAGCCGGTCGACCGGATCCCGCTCGCGTTCTGGCTCCACAATTTCAACACCGAGAACTCGGCGCGGGGCCTGGCCGACGAGACGCTCCGGCTGGCGCGCACCTTCGACTGGGACTTCCTCAAGCCGCAGTCGCGCGCGCAGTGCTTCGCCGAGATGTGGGGGCTGACCTACCGGCCCTCTCGCGAGACGGCGACGCCGTGTACGGTGACCCACACGCCGGTGGTCGACGCCGAGGACCTGGCCCGGCTGCCGGTGGCGGATCCGCGCGAGGGCGCGCTCGGCGAGCAGCTCGAGGCCCTGCGGCTCATCCGCGCCGCGGTCGGTCCGGACGTGCCCATCATCTGGACGGTGTTCGCGCCCCCCATGATCCTGCCCATGCTGACGCGGGGCGGCCGCGAGCAGGCCCTCGGGCTCCTGCGCGACGCGCCGCGCGAGAGCGCCCGTGCCTTCGACGTGATGGCCGAGACCCTCGCCGAGTACGCGCGGCTCTGCCTGGCCGAGGGCGCCGACGGTCTCTTCTACGCCACCAACGTGGCGACCCGGGCGCTGATGAGCGCGGAGGAGTGCCGGCGGTGGCAGCGGCGGTGGGACCTGCGCATCCTGAGATCGGCCGAGCGCGCCCCGTTCAATCTGCTCCACGTGTGCGGGGCGGGCATTCACGTCGACGAGTTCGCGGACTACCCGGTCACCGCCCTGAGCTTCGCCGCCGTTCCGGGCAATCCCACGCTCGCCGCCGCGCACGCCCGCACCGGACGCGCGATCGTGGGCGGGCTGCCCGCGAAGCCGGAGATCGCCGGTATGACCGAAGCGACCCTCGTCGCCCGCGCGGGCGCGGCCACGCGCGAGATGGGCGGCCGCTGGCTGCTCCTCGGGCCCGACTGCTCGGTCAATCCGGACACGCCGGCGCGCTTGATGCACGCGGTCGGCGCGGCGCTTCGGGACGGCGCGTCCTAG